The following coding sequences lie in one Hippopotamus amphibius kiboko isolate mHipAmp2 chromosome 17, mHipAmp2.hap2, whole genome shotgun sequence genomic window:
- the HASPIN gene encoding serine/threonine-protein kinase haspin — protein MAASLPRPGSRLFRTYGAAGGGAPRRRPGQAVVQWFPPQDQKRLLSSSSSDASGGGPSRSVVSDDPDDPDFPGSPVGRRRRPTGGRLSKDRPSLIATPRRLRLRARCPQKCSTPCGPLGPPPFPSSNPGLLSPDLGVCGQPGDGGALGTSASLFISPASPGPGSPEPGDSICTDPSAFLDAACGAPSGFHLPEASLDQAPLPCYQEAETAGGRLTRLAHRARASIRSALFSLLDSENPEDSEFGADGKNMRESCCDRGLAGRRLESPGLSSMGKKRATDPGSWREIGSPGAIQIEYGEAGGCKGSIAPGKSNRPERTGPSRKRKHQETAETSLLHHHQFKKGQKIGKGSFVTQDLTRLQEACSWTKARASFSFHKKKIVTAMSEMCSSYTIANSLSESLISEYSNPPVTNRTNSALSPWHSSSMYLLTPLKTLHGTDKKASDAEKVYGECNQEGPIPFSDCLSAEKLECCEKIGEGVFGEVFQTVANHTPVALKIIAIEGQELVNGAHQKTFEEILPEIIISKELSLLSDEVCNRTEGFIGLNSVHCVQGCYPPLLLQAWDRYKATKGSANDRPDSFEEDQLFIVLEFEFGGIDLEQMRTKLSSITTAKSILHQITASLAVAEASLHFEHRDLHWGNVLLKKTSLKELHYTLNGKTSSIPTRGLQVNIIDYTLSRLERDGIVVFCDISMDEDLFTGEGDYQFEIYRLMRKENNNCWGEYHPYNNVLWLHYLTDKILKEMTFKTKCNTPTLKKMRKKIQHFHETMLNFHSATDLLCQHSLFK, from the coding sequence ATGGCGGCGTCACTCCCGCGACCCGGGAGTCGGCTCTTCCGAACCTATGGGGCGGCCGGCGGCGGGGCCCCGCGGCGGCGGCCGGGCCAGGCAGTCGTGCAGTGGTTCCCGCCGCAAGACCAGAAGCGTCTCTTAAGCAGCAGTAGCAGCGACGCCAGCGGCGGCGGCCCCTCGCGGTCTGTGGTCTCCGATGACCCTGACGACCCCGACTTCCCCGGCAGCCCGGTGGGCCGGCGGCGGAGGCCCACTGGCGGCCGACTCTCCAAGGACCGGCCGAGTCTGATCGCGACCCCGAGACGCCTGAGGCTGCGAGCGCGGTGCCCGCAGAAGTGCAGCACCCCCTGCGGCCCGCTCGGACCGCCGCCCTTCCCCAGCAGCAACCCCGGCCTCCTGAGCCCGGACCTCGGTGTGTGCGGCCAGCCCGGGGACGGCGGCGCGCTGGGCACCAGTGCCTCCCTGTTCATTTCTCCGGCCTCTCCCGGCCCGGGGTCCCCTGAGCCAGGAGACAGCATCTGTACCGACCCCTCCGCCTTTCTGGATGCAGCCTGTGGAGCTCCGAGCGGCTTCCACCTCCCGGAAGCCTCCCTGGACCAGGCACCTCTCCCCTGTTACCAGGAGGCAGAGACAGCAGGAGGCAGGCTCACCAGGTTGGCCCACCGAGCCCGTGCCAGCATCAGGTCAGCTCTCTTTAGCCTTTTGGACTCGGAAAATCCTGAGGATTCTGAGTTTGGGGCAGATGGGAAGAATATGCGGGAGTCCTGCTGTGACAGGGGATTGGCCGGGAGGAGACTGGAGAGCCCAGGTTTATCAAGCATGGGTAAGAAGAGGGCCACAGACCCGGGCTCTTGGCGAGAGATTGGGTCTCCAGGGGCCATCCAGATAGAATACGGGGAGGCCGGTGGCTGCAAGGGCAGTATCGCACCTGGGAAAAGCAACAGGCCTGAGAGAACTGGGCCAAGCCGGAAAAGGAAACATCAGGAGACAGCAGAAACCTCCCTCCTCCATCACCACCAGTTTAAAAAAGGCCAAAAGATTGGAAAAGGGTCATTCGTCACCCAGGACCTGACTCGTTTACAGGAGGCCTGCTCTTGGACCAAAGCCAGGGCCTCCTTCAGTTTCCACAAGAAAAAGATTGTGACGGCTATGTCAGAAATGTGCAGCAGCTACACCATTGCCAATTCACTCTCCGAGTCCCTCATATCAGAATATTCAAACCCTCCTGTCACAAACAGAACAAACAGTGCCCTGTCCCCTTGGCACTCGTCCTCCATGTATTTGCTTACCCCCTTAAAGACACTACATGGCACAGACAAAAAAGCATCCGATGCAGAAAAGGTTTATGGGGAATGCAATCAGGAGGGTCCTATCCCCTTCAGCGACTGCCTTTCTGCAGAAAAACTGGAATGCTGTGAGAAGATCGGGGAAGGGGTGTTCGGTGAGGTGTTTCAAACGGTTGCTAACCACACACCTGTAGCCCTAAAAATCATTGCTATTGAAGGACAGGAGTTAGTCAATGGAGCTCATCAGAAAACTTTTGAGGAAATCCTTCCAGAGATTATCATCTCCAAAGAGTTGAGCCTCTTGTCTGATGAGGTATGCAACCGCACGGAAGGCTTCATTGGGCTGAACTCGGTACACTGTGTTCAAGGCTGTTACCCCCCCTTGCTCCTCCAAGCCTGGGATCGCTATAAGGCAACCAAAGGGTCTGCAAATGACCGGCCTGACTCTTTTGAGGAAGACCAGCTCTTCATCGTGCTGGAATTTGAGTTTGGAGGGATTGACTTAGAGCAAATGAGGACGAAGCTGTCCTCCATCACCACTGCAAAGAGCATCCTGCACCAGATCACCGCGTCCCTCGCCGTGGCAGAGGCATCACTGCACTTTGAGCACCGAGACTTGCACTGGGGTAATGTGCTCTTAAAGAAAACCAGCCTCAAAGAGCTCCACTACACCCTCAACGGGAAGACAAGCTCCATCCCCACCCGAGGGCTGCAGGTCAACATCATCGACTATACCCTGTCGCGCTTGGAGCGGGACGGGATCGTGGTTTTCTGTGACATTTCCATGGACGAGGACCTGTTTACAGGAGAAGGTGACTACCAGTTTGAGATCTACAGGCTGATGAGGAAGGAAAACAACAACTGCTGGGGCGAATATCACCCTTATAACAACGTGCTCTGGCTACACTACCTCACCGATAAGATCCTGAAAGAAATGACCTTCAAGACCAAATGTAACACCCCCACcttgaagaaaatgaggaaaaagatCCAGCATTTCCATGAGACTATGTTGAACTTCCACTCTGCCACGGACCTGCTCTGCCAGCACAGTCTGTTTAAGTAA